The window agttcgggCACCCGCCTctgaatgtggattcaactttcgaaacaggggttgcaagtgtaacttctccaaccctgtcttatttacacatattatttctttattactaacaattgtttttagcttgtggctttGAAAAAATATCGAaattggcatcacacatcaaatcgtgaaactttttcttcggcagcgaattggggcaatttgtcgggaaggataattagacttcccgacacgggtcaaagatctacctcgaatactcgtctctaattacaagtattcttttgcattctagcaattcaattttcaagaattctcaagtttctatcaaaATACCCAGTGTTAtgataattcaacactgggacattATTCTGCAAGCTTCGCACCAGCGGGGTTCATTAGTCATTCAGATGTCATAATTGTCTCAGAACTACacttgacctgattctcgtacaactcgagatatgtaggcaactcataggccggagttcggtcataatcctctcaagtttcctttagccgggacaaaataggctattgagtcaacatCTTtacccgacaactcttttcatcatcaCCAGgaaaagagggacaagttgttgacacccaattttgtcccgcctctcctccaaaatacctatttgtgcttctaatattttttgaaaaaataaataaataaatatatattatgtttactataattattagcctcttgtCAATACCACCATTTGcattattctatcaattattattattactattaccgcatttattattattattattattattattatttttattattattatttattactattattataattcacaattttatcatttcagcattttaccagcttacgcacacgcatcgcatttatctttacataattaaataatagcatttattttactgtggatttttgaaatattattgcacggctattacaacgccattttttatctgagcattaatgattgcatatctcatattgagcaatattttaacacaagttatttaaacaagtctttatttaaatttagaagccaaactaatTCGTGCACTCAGTTCGTATTTCTGatttaccggaccccaaatcaaagtccgattaactcctaatattttttttggactagcccatatcttttatctcaatttttagaccagtctatGTTTTTTAATTCTAGCCCATTCTTTCAATGCTCGGTCCCaaaatttgacccagtccacaaatggactagGTCCAGCCCATTTCCGccccaaataagggaaacccttaggGTTTCCCTTTTCATTTTTTCGCCCCCTTCTCTTTCTCCCTTCCCCGCCGCGCACACCCCTCCCCCTTTCCTCCTCCTTATCCGCtccccacttccctctgttccctctccttgtcccccactcttctctctctcccggtCCTCCTTCCCTCCTCTTGCAagcacaaaaacaaaaaaaaagacatataAAAGGGAGGAAGAATCAGAGTTAAAGGGGGGACGAAGGAGAGAAACAAAACCCCCGacaaaaaataagttttttttgttACTTGAAACCTTTCTGACAGAGAGAAAACCGGTTCGAAAACCCCCCAAAAAATCGCTTTGCACAAACAAATCTTGAACGAAAGTCTCTCTAAAAAAATCATTTCTTTTCAGTTATAATGACCTCATTTTGATATCAAATCAAGTTCAAAATCATCCTTTTTATCTTGCTCTCGGTATTGGTGCGGGTCTGATAATATACAGTTCGAGGATTTGAGTCTTGTTTCAACGTAGATTCGAGGTGTTCGAAGGTAGGTTGAAGCCTCCGCCCTATTTCGCTGCACTCGAAAGAGGTAACATTTTTCCCTTTTTAGTATAATGCCTGTAATTCGACCTTTGCGTCTATGTGTTTAACATTGGGTTATGTTTGTTGGGATTAGTCTACGATTAGTACCGGTAAATCTGCTTTAGGTTTGATTTTTTGTCGTTAAGTCGAAAGTTTGTTGATTATGGTCAGATTAATCGACTTGTTTGATGTTGATATCAGTCCATATGGGGATACCCAATTAGTTTGGTCATTTGCCACTCGTTCGAATAGTTGGTCAGTCTGTTAAAATTTATGAAGTCAGCCTGTTAATTCCCTTTCTCTCTTGTGTTTTTTTGCACATTTTAGTTTTCTTGGCTTTACAATACTAGTTCGGTTTAACTTAATCCTGTCTTACTGGGTTCTGTATTTGTTTAGCCTTATGCGCATTCGAAGATCAGTCATGTATATTTTTAAACTCATCGGTATATATTCGATTAACTTATAAATTAAGCTTTAGGTAAGAAACCTGTTAGTTATATAGATCTGTGTTCCATCAGTGTCTGGAATCGTTTTGACAAGTTGTGATTCTCCTTTGGTTTGAAATACGATTCGTGTGATTAAAACTAATTAGTCATGAATTCATTAAGTCCAGGACCTTAATTCAATCGCGTTTGGTAAAATTATGGTCAGTCATGTATGATAAAATTCAGGGTCTATTTACTTATGTCCTATTTGCCTCTGTCTCCTGGTAATGAGATGTGTAAACCCATGGGATGCATATGTTGGGTTTTTGATCATACTGGTTAGTTGATGTGCCCCTGTGGTTAAGAAATAGAATTGGGTTTACAGCTTGCTTCGTCTTCTTAAAGAGAATAGGTTTGTTTTGAATAAGAACTTCCTATGAAGTATGAAATGATGAAGTAAGTTTAAGTCACTTGCTTTACATAAATAATATGTCATGATCAATCTCTTAAATATCCCAGTTTGTGGATTTGTTGGGTTTTGATGTAATCAAATTACTTGAATGTTTGAAGGGTTGGATCTTAGTCACTTGACCATCTATGAGCCTAAAAAGCATGCTGAAATTAGTCATGAACTTCCCTGTATTTTTGTGCCTATGTCCTGTCTAATGCTAGCTTGTGTATCACAGTATGTATTCATATGTGTGTCTAAGTTATCCTATCTGAAGAAAAAATGAATCTGCTATTTCCTCTTGTTTGAGCATCTTTAATATGCATAAACTGAACCAGTAGAGCCCCCTTAAGCCTATGAGATTAAAAAGTGATGAGTTTGCTAGGACTAAAATGGAATTTGCTTGATTTGAAAGTAATCACAGCCTCTGTGTATCTCCTTCTTAtgatccctttttttttctcaagCTATGGGGATTTTGTGTTTTTGGTTTGCAATCTGTCTTTATCTTAACATGCTTGATTCCATCCCCTGCTTCCCTTGCTGGGCTGCATATTTTGTTTGCTTTGCTCCATCCAGTCATGAAGGCTTAGGTGCCAACTTTCCCCACTCTCTGTATATTGCTGaaatcttgtcacgacccgactaggggccgcgacgggtatccGAGGCTAACCTCCGGACACCCCTCGTACTACCGTTCCCTTAACCCATTTGCAATCATTCATTGATTTTCAATTAACAAAAGAAAAGATCTGGTTTTCATTACGAGCTATAAGGCTTTAGTACAAAATACATTTcagtatacttatacacatatatactgtCCACATCttggaaccacataacccacatctagtacctacgagcctctattgagtgacatacaatatatatatatatatatatatatatatatatatatatatatatatatatatatatatagagagagagagagagagagacaaaaGAGTCCACAacattagcacctccggaagatggagtgctcttcagctcagCGGGTAACTCCTATTAGTCCGGACCGctcccctgtctacctgtgggcatgaacacagcatccaaagaaaaggatgtcagtacaaacattgtactgagtatgtgaggcatacaACAAGCATAAAGTAGGAATAAGAGAGTGAAGTAAGTttaaggagataatcgataactgcttgcctcttaaggcggatccatgcatgcatactcataaacatcataagttagtgccgaggaacgtacgacccgatccataaaaatcataagttagtgccgaggaacgtacggcccgatccataaaaatcataagttagtgccgaggaacgtacggaccgatccataacccacatagcccgcgtccgggatatgaaatcatgatatgccagctgtacaggtagctatgcgtctatagcgcctcacctttccccatttccctTGAAAACATTTTCacgtcatacatatacatatcatatacttatatcatatacatagcatgcaggagaacccaaggaaaagctatgactccatcggagtgacgcaaGGTCGGTAACTTCCGTTTGCATTATATGTGAATCATGAtcatcgtgtctcaccttgaaggaaagattatcataaggtgagactatcaatgaagaatagcattggGGGAAGACATAGGATAAAATCATGAATTTCATAAAACACCAATTCATATACTCTAGAAGATTTAGAATAGaatcaccatccatgaataaaattgagaaaaccagtaaatagctcgacattcTCATATAGTCATTTAAATTGTAACttgaaacctttaaacataagatctttctcatcatagtcatcgaAATGATATTCTCACACAGTCATAACCTTTGGTTTTGAGAAGTAGgaatactttggaaaacatttatggaatataaAGAAGGactcgtgcttcggaatcttagacccTTTAACcttttgatagcaaggaaaagatgggagcatttatgaaatattaagatagggatcatgccttgaaataaAGGTAatatcctcacataccttcgacgtttacaattcttattgcttgctcgctctcccttaatgcactcgtatataccttcaagagaattcatgtcgtcgttagctaagtaattataagaacggactactatctctaaggaaaattggatatcacttccttcatttctaacACTTTTCCacattctatttcagctccccaaacatttacaacaatactcataatatcacgagcaacattcatcatttatataccttacacaaaatccaccattttcctccaattttctcacATTTTATGGTTTTTGCTAATCTTCACATTTTCCACACATTACACTTATTTCATAGTCTAgacatcatttataatgtattcataatcatattatatcaactttcatgatttccatccaactaccactcAATTGTGACACGACACTTTCTTTCAAAACCCATTTTCCATGTTATTCTATATCTCACGCATCTTAGTCTTCCAACCCCTTAAACAACATaccaaagtcatgaaacttaccttagttaatggttgaataagccttgagttaaAATTCTCCCactagccaaaaccctagttccaccttcttgggattccttgaagaagatgacttccaatagagtctcatgcacttgctttcatgaattagatgttgatgatcttggttcccctttgacctcttgaattttgtggatgaatatttggagagcttctagagtgttcttgaaggttgggtagatgaaaaatgaaataaaatgaagcttTGGTCCCATTTAATGACTCAAAATCTGGTCttaaatgaaaaattgtcgggatgaacagtggtcgtaaaccacagtttacgagccgtaaactggttcaCGAGCCATCCTcctggccgtatttaagcatatccaaaatagagaagttggctgaagaatattgcagtttacgttcgaggtttacggtccgtaaaccagtttacgggccgtcctccaagtcgtatttaagcatttcaaagacagaaagttttggatgaggaacatggcagtttacgacctggtttacggtccgtaaatcattttacgggccgtcctccaagtcgtttttaaccattttcacaatttacagaaagttcagatttttgacaagctggaggacgattgcacaatacggtccgtaaatcactttacgggccgtattgtgctaTACGACCACTGAGCCAAATGattttctgcaacttcccatatttcttagaatTCTAATTTTAATCACcctcgtccatgcacatgcattgcccaCCTTtgtctcatcttaacttagccaacttcctcgtctcccATTGGATACTTtcaaaatctcgcctaaggtcgtcagacgtcatttcttgctcatggacatcatgcaatcatattcatcactagttccttCTCTTGCATACTAActgaaaatttttcgaggtgtaacaaatctgCTCCCATTCATGTGCCATATATACAGAGGTCAATCCTTGCAGCATTTATATGCCTTATGATGAACTTAGGATCATATTGTATTCCTCGTTGATACTGAACCTATCTGCTAAGTTTACTTATGTTGCTTTCCAGTATTAGTGGTATACCAATGATATACCTGCGTATACCATGCTTTCCAATTGTTTTTCCAGTATCAGTGGTATACCAGTGATATACCTGCGTATACCATGCTTTCCAGTTGCTTTCCAGTATCAGTGGTATACCTGTTGTTTTCCCGTCCTTATGATACAAAACACTTTCGTATTCTATTTGCTCATATCAATCCTGTTCATGCTTAAATGCACAAATGCTATACAGTTTTGGATTCTGCCATATCTAAGTGTTGTTCTACTTGTAAATTAAATTGTGTTGTACCTGAATTATGCAAATATACGCGGTATATACGTAATCCACTGATCTGTTCtgaatttatattatatatatgtttagtcttatttattgtttaggtactaatccttttcctctCATTTTTTTGCATGATCACCGTATATGAGTCCGAGAGACTCATTCTTCTTccatattcggtgttgggctaaaagcccaacgaaatcttctcTGTCCATCCAACCCCcaacaaaaaatagaaaacaaaattctgggccgaagcccactACACaggaacagcagcagcagcagtccagTCCATAGCAATAAAAAAAAGACTGTTGGGTCGAAGCCCAACAACAGAGAGATCCAACAGCCCGTTTAGGACTGGGTCCATTTAATTTGCACTTTCTTATTTCATTATCATTGatttgtattatgtgactaactttatattttgattttattttcttaatttaggtgaaccttagcaagTTTAGTGGATTAGTCTTAGTTATAGGTAGTTAACTTAAAagaaaactaacaattaatttcataaattattctctccttttcatgctttatttatttgaaataatcaatttgcaaaatgacatgactatatattttaaataaaaggaATCACATTCTATCATAAAATGTTTCAAAACGCCACTAGTACGCAATTATAAGTATAATCTATAGATAACCCtccaagtttgaatcaatcatgcatttaattaaacatagtcaataaaatataattaaaagaaaactcacttctttCTGCTCTCCATTTAAAGAGTAGTCTAGATCTTTCTACAtagtcatatttatatcacactatcttattcaaagttcaaattttgcgaaatcttctattaaaactattactcatatgcaagttattttctacaagttttgttttaaaatagtattagcatttaaaatcatatcaacataCCTTTAAGTGTTACTTAGCATTTCAAACCCTCTTTGCTAAACGACGTTTGAAATTTCCCTTTCtatataaattatcatattttctattcGTCTTATTCTAGTTAGTATTTCTCatttaaaaccttagtaatatctataagcattattttaaatagcgTTGCTATATTTTTATCCTTTTAAACCTTAGtaataatttacaaaattattttctcaaatattatatacgcatttaatttaattaattaacctaagttgattggataaccgtaagttaacggattctaaaggatgcctaaccccttccctttaggttaatatagagcccttacctagaatcacactggttaagcagactattaattgaggtttaattttaactttaccttagttaacatttaggtgtcctaattcatcgttaaaataattgggtggcgactccttaaaacaaaataaataggaatccccaatacgtcatactccctaaatccgctctaacccggttaaaatggggtgtgacactggTAACTTCTCATCTTGCGATGCTAGTAACGGTATCTTTGGGATGAATACatgtttattttttaaatcaCCACTGCAATAGTTGCACTGATGACATGTGTCTTAAAATCATGACATATTAATCGTGTACCATTACATAGACCTTTAGAAGGATTTAAGTTTCTCAATAATATAAATGGACAATTTTTTTTCAAAGTTAATCTATACGGTGGTAAGTTAGCAGGTTGTAAGGTATGCAAAAAATCTTCAAATTGACATTGATCATTTGGTTCCATAGTTTCATCAATAGTTGTATACACTTTAGCATCATTTGGAAATCGATGAATAAGCATGTCATTTATTTCATCAACAAAGTCATTTTTCGTAGTCAAAATAACGCGGGAAGTTATAGAAGACGGGTTAGAAAAGAATGTGTGTAAATCAGGATAAGTAAcattaaataaaaaattcaagGATTCTATTTCATTAGTAAAAGGAATGATAAAATTTTGTGGAATTTCAATTCTGTTGCCGTTATTAGTTTTTTCTTGTCCATTTCCAATTCTCATTAAATATTCAGAAAATGCTAGATCTTTTTTTGCAGGCATGTTTTCAGATAAACATAATTTTTCCAAATGATTCCAATTATGAGAGTATAATAAGCCTTCGTCGATAAAGTCTTCTTTTTTTCCACTACGAATAACTGGAAGTGTTTGTCTAAAGTCTCCTCTAAAAACTACTACTTTCCCACCAAAGAGTATATTTGTACTCGTGAGATCTTTTAAGAGTTCATCAAAAGCTTTAATCGTTCTCTTTTTTGCCATTGATACTTCATACCAAACAATTAACTTTGAATCTCGAATCAAATCTGCTAATGAACTTTGTTTACTAATGTTGCATGTAAAATTCTCATCAATGTCAATAGGAATTTTGAAACGTGGATGATTTGTTCGTCCCCCGGGAAGAATTGAAGCTGCGACACCAGAACTTGCAGTGCTAATGCTATAAACCCCTTTTGTTCTTATGCCAGCCAACAAAGCTCTGTATAGGAAAGTTTTTCCAGTTCCACCTGGACAATCAATGAAAAACTCCCCCATTTATTAGAATAGACCCTATCAAGAATTATGTCATATGCACTTTTCTGTTCAATATTTAGTTTCCTTTGTAGTAGCATATCTTCTTCAGTCACTATTATATTTCTTTCAAAATGAACATCTTTTGCTTCATTGGTTGTTCTAGAAGATGTAATATTTGTAGAGATTAATTTGAATTCGTTTATGTTACGTCCCATagaaagtagaatttcattgatATGATTTAAGACTAAACACTGAATAtcttttttgttatatcccgtatttttatacgttggattattcataagttgaggtggggtccatatgtcgagattttttttaggacgtatgacaagttatatgaataatatatgtgaagttaaacacaactcaagaaggacccttgagccaaatcaaagtgaaagccctccaaaacaATATTTTTAAGATACGTTTTCAGGTGATTTGAATTCGGGAGGTCATAACCCTATCagaatttgggaatttgggaaacctcccAGAATGAaaattgtatataattgaaatatctttccaaccataggtcgtgggtctgcatgtgacatcgggataaggagatatgaatatTTTAAGGTAGAAAGGTCGAGTTGAACAgtgaattcggcccaacccgattccaactcgggtcaggcccattacccatgatatttaatgaaaattttcaGCTTTATCTTTCATTTTTCAGACAAACATTTCCATAATTTTCAGATatagagagagaaaccaaattttgaccacaatctaagccccgaatcgcgaagctcATGAAGAAAAAAGTGTTGTAcatcgcgttgccttcaatttgagctaaaaatcagccaagaaggaGCGGGTGGAAGTGGTTGATTCATACTTAAGGTAAAATTAAGGtccatttttcattgttaacaagtttatttagagttttaacggattagaacagagaaaatagcattataaactcgtttattgttttgttgggatttatggattaaggggctgttttaggtcgATTAAATGgctggaattagctgagttatgatgtataataatttttgatattgttgttgatgttgttgataagttgttgttcttgaatttgggagaataaaatgTATAAAGATGTTGTATACAAaacgtataccgggctgttttgtgataatattttggggctgttttatgtaattttcgtggctattttgtgactatattttggagctATTTGATATAATATTTGTGGTTGTTTTGCGATGATGtgttggggactgttttatggtcgttatggactgttttattggctggaatatcgggggattggctgtagttgttgttgttatattatggatatacgaaaataaagaagtgtatacaagcattggcatccgaatgtatattgggctattttgggagtaatttaagaatggatttaattctattttgatatgaaattgttggtattgttgttgttggtatttttattgatgtttggctaagttggaatttcgaggattgttaagtttacagggaaaatgctgtccgaattttgttaagtttcattcgtacttggatgattagtaagtgatgtggataatctaactgtggcctatgttatcttaattttagacctgcgaactcgagaagtagacgttggacattagatagagttcaaggtatgtgagactttctatgacatgaatcttatagcatgactctcttttTATCCATGAGTTCCCTTAAGTTTCGGAAAatatgagtctatgtccataattagccacacaaggtaatgagtaaagtataaaaatcccaatactcatgttgtgatgatcttatgatgttaatgatgttatttattgcttacactcaccttatatgctaattcctttaaggtgaggcaggatgtcaatgaatgttccatGATGACATCGGaagccaccgaccttacgtcactccgatatagttatggcttttgattgggctcttgtgcatgctttatatatatatatatatatatatatatatatatatatatatatatatatcgatgtgggatttcactgggttgttgttgttgttgttgttgttatatatatatatatatatatatatatatatatatgtatgtatgtatgtatgtatgtatgtatgtatgtatgtatgtattttctcataccacgccgcgctatagtcggctgggcaggcacgtagatgtgtacACCaatatagtgggcagcttataccccggacgcgggaggcctggacgcaagctatgattatcacatcgttcctacatggacgggcaacttatacattatcacaccgtacctttatggacgggcaacttatatatgtatacatacatgacatgataatgattatgagtaagtctgcatgcattatttcatttatatTTGACAGCCAGTACATATTGTTCTTTCTTGAtgcctccttatttcattgatgccttcctatttcattgatatattgttatttcttatgcctctcatactcagtacaatattcatactgacgtccgttttcttcggacgctgtgttcatgcccacaggtagacagggaggtgagcttgatccagattcttagtaacTGTCAGCttattgagagcactccattgttcggaggtgcttatgtttattcttttGGTTCATATATGTATTTCAcacacgacggagtcttgttccgtctatatgtataatatatcagtagaggctcgtagacgcgcagtgtgggttagatggtttcacaagattactatgttattttgatggcctaaggggcacatgtatataaaatcatTTGTGTTGTCAAATGAAAAATAGTTGTGTTATGATTATaagattatgaatgataaagaaatgtaaaatggttatgacgagtgaggaaatgagcggtgctcgatgattcaccccgggtacccgtcgcggccctagtcgggtcgtgacattttttcCCTATATTTGGAATTGCTTTGAAGTCTTCAGACATAGAGTCTTAAAACTTTCCCAAAGTTCCTTTGGATTAGTAGGATTACAATAAACTAACAATGTTGCAAATAAGCGTCTTAAACTATAAGGCATTTGAAAGGTTACAGCTTCGGACATGCATTCAATTAGATTGTTATCTGAATGTAATAAGCCTCTTTTTTCTGCAGCTTCCCTAAATGTATTGTAACATCTACCATTCACTGTATGAAGATCTTCGTATGACTTAGGTCCTCTTATGTTCATTAGAAGTAACCTAAGATAATATCTTTCTCCTTCGGTTGGATGACATGTGACAATACGTCCAATAGCAATACGTTGTTGTCGTCGTGACCACATTCTGTATGTTGGTGACCAAACAAAATACTGTGGGAACTCTTTATATAGTAAATTGGGATTCATTGCATCTTTATCAGTTCTATTCATTAGAAAAATTCAGCTAACATTGCTTTCTTTATCGTTGGATTGTTTATTATTTGTTCCACACGTTggttatttttgaaagaaacaaaTTGTTGTCCATCAAGATGCAATTGAAGTTGGATAACACTTGGAGTCATTTCACTTATGAGAAAATCAAACAAACGCCATGCAACCTCTGGTGGGGAGACTCATCTAGCAGATTGGTATTCTTTGATTTCATCTATTTTTACATTTGTATCATTATTATGTACGCAAAATGCAATTTTGTCATGTCCTTTACAAATATATTTGTAAATATATTTGACAGCCTTAATGCCAGAACATATTTCAACATTGATATGAGAACTGTATTTCTTGAATAAAAATGGATTGTATGGAACAACCCAAGAGCTATCAATATCGTGTTCTCTAACTTtaactttactactatatagaagcaccaCTTTGGTGCACTTTTTGGTCGTCCGTTTAtagaccccaaaaaaaaaattgtgagcccacaTATTATTAAACACAAATCAACtattatttaaaaaaacaaattgggtctcatattaaacacaaaccaaccaatattaaaaaaataaataatgtaaaaaaaaaagtgcagattttgtattcgtagcaaacactaatataataaagttttagatatggaacATAAACTACAATATTAGTTGTGAGCCCAGATATTAAATACAAATTAACCCCGTTTGTagacccccaaaaaaaaattatggaccCACATATTATTAAACACAAATCaactattattttaaaaaaaaaaaaattgggttccatattaaacacaaaccaaccaatataaaaaaaaataatgtaaaaaaaaagtgcagattttgtattcgtag is drawn from Lycium barbarum isolate Lr01 chromosome 8, ASM1917538v2, whole genome shotgun sequence and contains these coding sequences:
- the LOC132608360 gene encoding uncharacterized protein LOC132608360, yielding MGEFFIDCPGGTGKTFLYRALLAGIRTKGVYSISTASSGVAASILPGGRTNHPRFKIPIDIDENFTCNISKQSSLADLIRDSKLIVWYEVSMAKKRTIKAFDELLKDLTSTNILFGGKVVVFRGDFRQTLPVIRSGKKEDFIDEGLLYSHNWNHLEKLCLSENMPAKKDLAFSEYLMRIGNGQEKTNNGNRIEIPQNFIIPFTNEIESLNFLFNVTYPDLHTFFSNPSSITSRVILTTKNDFVDEINDMLIHRFPNDAKVYTTIDETMEPNDQCQFEDFLHTLQPANLPPYRLTLKKNCPFILLRNLNPSKGLCNGTRLICHDFKTHVISATIAVVI